The Pseudosulfitobacter pseudonitzschiae nucleotide sequence TCCACTGACTATGTCAGCCTCGGCCGAGATGTGGAGGCGCAGGTGTTGGCGCGGGCAATTCATGCCTACGTCCAACGGCGGATTTTCCTCAACGGTGGGAAAACGGTCGTCTTCCCAGCGTCTCCGGGCGCGATGGCATCCGATCGAATGGGGTAGAGCCCTCGCTCGTCGGACCGGTTGGTTTTTCTGTTATGGTGTCTCCGGGCGTCGAATTTAGGAATCTGGGGAGTAGAAGTTGATCCAGGATTTCCGAGGAAAGAACGTGTTAATCACCGGTGGTGCCGGTGGCATCGGGATCGAGACGGCGTCTGCCTTCGCGAAGGCAGAAGCAAGCGTCTGGATTATGGATCGCACGCGCGAGGCGCTGGACGCGGCGATGGAGCGGCTTTCTCCACACGGGAAGGTCATGACGCTCAAAGCCGATGTGACTGACCGGACTGCACTGGAGGCTGCCTTTGAAGTGGTTGCCCGCGAGGGAGGAACCGATATCCTTATCACCACGGCGGCCATAGTGAAGACTGGGCCTATCCTCGACTTCGATCCGGACGACTGGCGCCGGATCCTGGAGGTCAACCTCACCGGCACATTGAACTGTTGTCAGTTCGCCGGACGGCAGATGCTGAAAAAAGGCTGGGGGCGGATCATCACTGTCAGTTCCGTTAATGGTCAGATCGCCAACACGGGTCGGGGCGCCTATTCCTGCACGAAAGGGGGTGTGGACATGCTGACGCGACTCTTGGCTGCGGAACTGGGCGACAAGGGGACAACCGGGAATGCGGTGGCTCCGGTGCCGGTGGACACGCCGATGGTGCTTGACGAAGGATCGTCCGGCCTGGGCGGCACAGATCCCGGCAAGACGCTATGCCAAACCCGAGGAGGTCGCCGCGGCGATTCAGTTTCTGGCCTCGGAGGATGCGGGGTATGTCAACGGGCACGTTCTGAACGTTGACGGAGGGTTCATGGCGTCGGGTGTTCTGATCCGCTGAAGGCGGCGCGACCTGAACCAGATCAGTGCGCGCTGTTCTTGCCGTTGCCCGGCAGTTGTGACAGATCCCAGCTGTCCAGCGTGAGGTCTTCCTGCGCGATGAAATCGGCGGTCTGGCCGAACAGCACTTCGATCACTCGCTTCTTTGTCAGTTGGAAGTGCTCCACGGCAGTTGCATCGGCTGCGGCGACGTCTTGGGCCTCGATTGCCTCGTAAATGCAGCGGTGCTGGCGGATGGTCTCGGCGAGGTGGTCCGATAGGTCGGTGGTTTCCGGGCTCCGGCCCGACAATTCGACCTTGCTGAAACTGGCGCGCGACAGGCGGATTGTTCCGAGCAGGGCCTGCTCGTAGAAATCCGAGATGTAGCGGTTGTCAGCGGCGGTTGCGATGGCCTTGTGGAAGGCGGCGTTGACCTCTGAGCGCTCCACCCCATTGCCGGTGGAGGCAAGGTCCTCGAACCGTTCCATCTCGTCCGAGATGGCTTTCAAGTCTCGCGTGGTGCGGTTTAGCGCTGCCTGCCGATGAACGAGGCGGCTTGAAATCAGAAGCGCGTCGTAGAGTTTGGGGATGTCGTCAAAATCAAGTGGAGCGACTTTGGCCTTTCGGCCTTCGCGCACCACGAGTCCGTCCGCAATGAGCTGGATGATGGCTTCGCGGATGGGCGTGCGCGACACCTTCAGGCGATCGCCGAGTTCGGCCTCGTCTAGCAGAACGCCGGGCCGTAGGTCCAGCCGCAGGATGGCATCCCGCAGCGTGCGGGCGACCTTGGCACCATCGCGTTCTGACATGCGCTTGTCTCCTGTCCTGCCGAACTTCATGACAGCGTTAGGGTGCAACTTGGGTCGTGTCCAGCACAGCGGCCTGCGGTGGAGCGAGAACATCCGTCCAGGTTCCGCCGTCGCGGGCAGATTTTCCGATGGCTTCCATGGCTGCCACGCCAGCGAGCGCCTGCATACGGGTCACGGGGTAGGGCGCGCCGCCACGGATGGCCGATGAAAAATTCGCGAGTTCTGCGGCCAGCGTGTCGATTACCTCAAAGCTGGCCTCGCATGGGGCGCCGGTGAGTGCGGAAGTGATCAGGCGGGTCTGGTCGGGCATCTGTGCCCATCCTTTCGAACCAAAGGCATGGAGCCGCCAGAACGGGCCAGTGGCCATCAGGGTCGAGAGGATGCCGGTTGCACCGGAGGCGAAATCGAGGTGCACGGTTGTTGTGTCATCGAGCTGGCTTGTCACGGCGAGGCGGCGACTGAGGACCGAAACGCGCGCGACCGGGCCCAAGAGTGCGATCATTGCATCCAGAACGTGGATGCCCATGGCCGCCATTCCGCCCGCCGGGTTTTCCTCGGAGGAGCCGCGCCACATATCATTGCTGTAGTCGTAGCCAAATGGTCCGCAGAAGCTGCTCTCGACGTGGAGCGGCCTGCCGATGTCGCCGCACTCCACCATCGTTGCAAGGCGCTGGAAGGCGGGCAACTGGCGGCGGTTGAACCCGACGGCGAGTTGCACACCCGCCGCTTCGCAGGCATCGAAGGCCGTGGCTGCGTCGCTGACGGTGAGGGCCAGTGGCTTCTCTACGAAAACGTGCCGTCCGGCGGCAGCTGCGATCCGCACCTGGGCGGCGTGCTGGCTGTGCGGGGTGGCCAGAACCACCGCGTCAACTTCTTTAAGTAGGATGTTCAGGTCAGGCTGCAGGACGAGGTCATGTCGGGTGCAGAATTTGGCGGCCTTGTCGGGATTCCGGGTGGTGGCATGGGTAAAGCGAAGCGGCCCGCCGCGCGCCGCTTCGACGAGGTTGCGCCCCCAGCGGCCCAGCCCGACGATGGCTGCGGTGACGGCTGCCCCGTTCACAGTCTCGCTCCCCCGTCGATCACGACGTGGCTGCCTGTCATGTAGGCCGAGGCATCGGATGCGAGATAGACTGCCAGTTCGGCGATCTCGGCAGGCGTGCCCATCCGCCCGACAGGCTGGCACGACGAGAAGGCGGCGCGCGCGGCATGCGGATCTTCCATAGCTTTGATGCGCTGTGTCATCGAGGGGGTCTCCACCCCCGACGGACAGATGGCGTTGCAGCGTATGCCCACGCTTGCATAATCCAACGCAGCTGAGCTTGTCATGCCGAGTACCGCCGCCTTGGTGGCCCCGTACGCAAAGCGCTGTGGCGCTCCGCCGATGGAGGAGATGACCGACGCCATGTTGATGATCGCGCCGCCGCCTCCTGCTTTCATCAAGGGTACTGCGGCCTGCATCATCAAGAATACCGAGGTGACGTTTACCGAGAGCGCGCGCTCCCAGTCGGCCATAGAGCACTCTGTCAGCGTGCCGACGGTGACGATGCCCGCACAGTTGAACTGCACGTCAAGCCGGGGCAGGGCGGTGTGGAATGCCGCCACTGCCTTTGGGTCGGTGATGTCGAGGGTGTGAGGCGTGATGCCTTGGGCTTCAGCGGCCAAGCTTGCCAGCCCTAAGGCGTCGCGGTCGAGCGCGTGCACTTCGGCGCCCTCCATGGCGTAGGCTAGGGCTGTTTCGCGCCCGATGCCTGCGGCAGCGCCAGAGACAATGCAGAGCTTTCCGTCGAGACGGGAGTGAGACATCAAGGACATCCTATTTGGAGTAGAGCTGATCGGGCAGCCAGAGCACGATCTCTGGCCAAACGGTGATGCAGAGCACGCCCACGCACATCAACAGGAAGAAGGGCGAGGCCGCCACGATGATGCGAGTAATGCTGGTGCGGGTGAGATCTTGCAGAATGAAGAGGTTGAAGCCAATCGGTGGCGTGATCTGGGCCAGTTCGATCATCAAGATGAGGAAGATGCCGAACCAGATCGGGTCGAAGCCGGCAGCCATGATGAGCGGCAGTGTGATTGGCAAGCTCATCACTGTCATCGACACCCCTTCGAGGAACATTCCCAGCACGATGTAGAGCAGCGTCAGCAGGGCGATCAGGGCGAAGGGGGAGAGGTCGAACTGGGAGATGGCGGCGGAGATGTCTTGCGGAACATGCATGAAGCCCATCGCGGTGGACATGAAGGCGGCCGAGATCATGATCGCGCTGATCATGCAGCTCGTGTGCACTGAGGCAAACAGGCTTTCGCGGAAGACCTTGCGGTTCATCTGGCCGGTAACGGCGGTGTAGGCCATGGTTACGCCCACCCCGACGGCGGCGGTTTCGGACGGTGTCGCAATGCCAGAATAGATGGCCCCAAGCACCAGCGTGATGAGGAGGCCAATCGGCATCAGGTCCACGACGCCGCGCAACATGTCGCCCGCAGTCGGGCGCTCCCCTTCGGCGGGGGCGACGCTCGGAAAAAGGAGGCTGACAATCATGATATAGGTCGAGTAGAAACCAGCGATCATGATGCCCGGCAAGATACCCGCCGCGAATAGCCGCGCGATGGAGACCTCGGCGATGACGCCGTAGACGATCATGATGATCGAGGGCGGGATGAGCAGCCCGAGGCTGCCAGCGCCTGCCAGCGAGCCATAGGTCAGCGCCTTCTGGTAGCCGCGCCGCTCAAGCTCGGGAACGGTGATCTTTCCGACGGTCGCCGTGGTAGCCGCGCTGGAGCCGCAGATCGCGGCGAAGATCGCTGAACCGGCGATGTTGGTATGCAGCAAGCGGCCCGGGAGATGGTAGGTCAGCGGCGAGAGACCACGGAATAGGCGGGTTGAGATGTCCGTTCGCAGAATAATCTCGCCCATCCAGACGAACATGGGGATCGCCGACAGCTCCCACCCTGTGGAACTGCGGATCATGATCGGTCCGAGGATTGTACCGATCCGGGCGAGTGGCATGTCGATGAACACGGCCAGACCAACGATGCTCACCAGCAGTAGACCCGAGAAAACCCATACTCCCAGACCGAGGAAAAGGATGATGAGGCCGAGCACCCCGGCGGCGACATATAGGCTTTCCATCGGTCAGTCTCCTTCGACCGCGTCATCGGGCACGCCATCAAAGAGGGCGTCCAGTGCACTGGAGAAGATTTGCAGGAGCAGGAAGACCAGACCGGTGAAGATGGCGGCGTCGATATACCAGGTTGGCGTTTCCATCAGGGTCGGGCTCACCGAGCCGCGGGTGAAGTCGCGGCTGAGAATGGCCCAGATGTTATTTGCGACGAAGGCGAATATGGCGAACGTGACGGTCAAGCAGAACAGCTCCACGGTGACGGCTAATTTCGGGCCCGGCAGGGCGCGGATCAGGCTGACGCGGACGTGCTTTCGCGACTTGAGAGTGTGGGCAATCGAGAGATAGGTCATCGCACCCATCGCGTAGCCGGTGAATTCGCTCATAGAACTTGTGGAGCTGTTGAAGAAGCTGCGCAGGATGATCTCGAGGTTCACGTGGAGGACCATGTAGATCAGTAGCCCGGCGGAAACCCAGATCCCGACGTTCGAACAGCATTCCGATAGAGCAGTAACGCCGCGTCTAACCATGCAAGTCACTCCTTTTCCCTCGTGAATGGAAAGGGCACCCAAAGGTGCCCTCATTCGGTTCACTTGCCTTGCTTGCGGCGATACTCGTCGAGCAGGGCCTGGCCGGTTTCACCGGTCTTTTCGAGCCAGCCAGTATAGACAGCTTCGCCAGCCTCAACGAGCGCCGCGCGGAATTCAGGCGAGACGCTCTCGGTGATCTCGACACCGTTGGCCCGCATGTCCTCAAAGTTCTTCTCCACGCGCTTCCCGAGTTCGGCCCAGGCGACGTCGCTGGCGATCTGTGCGGCTTCCATCACGATCTGCTTCTGCTCATCGGTGAGGCTATCATAGACGTCCTTGTTCATGTGGGTCATGTTCAGCGCCATCGAGTAGTTCACCGCGGTGAAATTGCTCAAGAATTCCCAGAACTTGACGCTCACGCCGCCGTCGGCCGAGGTGAGAACGGCGTTGATCGCGCCGGAGGCGAGCTGCGGCACGGTGTCGGCCCAGCTGATCTGCACCGCATTAGCGCCGGCGTTGCTCATGGTTTGCACGCCGCTCGGATCCCATGCGCGGATCTTGAGCGCGGCCAGTTCTTCCTGCGTGGTGATCGGGTTGTT carries:
- a CDS encoding GntR family transcriptional regulator; protein product: MSERDGAKVARTLRDAILRLDLRPGVLLDEAELGDRLKVSRTPIREAIIQLIADGLVVREGRKAKVAPLDFDDIPKLYDALLISSRLVHRQAALNRTTRDLKAISDEMERFEDLASTGNGVERSEVNAAFHKAIATAADNRYISDFYEQALLGTIRLSRASFSKVELSGRSPETTDLSDHLAETIRQHRCIYEAIEAQDVAAADATAVEHFQLTKKRVIEVLFGQTADFIAQEDLTLDSWDLSQLPGNGKNSAH
- a CDS encoding TRAP transporter substrate-binding protein, coding for MNMKATAFLLATVLACAPALPASAQEISWDLANEYGQSSIMGVGDEAFIKAVDELSGGTIKITAHYDGSIGYKSVDQFDAVGDGAIQIADTVMGAVAGIEPIFLLSSLPFIAGSDADAKLLFEVARPEYEAVFEKHNQVLLWATPWPPSGIWANNPITTQEELAALKIRAWDPSGVQTMSNAGANAVQISWADTVPQLASGAINAVLTSADGGVSVKFWEFLSNFTAVNYSMALNMTHMNKDVYDSLTDEQKQIVMEAAQIASDVAWAELGKRVEKNFEDMRANGVEITESVSPEFRAALVEAGEAVYTGWLEKTGETGQALLDEYRRKQGK
- a CDS encoding Gfo/Idh/MocA family protein, which gives rise to MNGAAVTAAIVGLGRWGRNLVEAARGGPLRFTHATTRNPDKAAKFCTRHDLVLQPDLNILLKEVDAVVLATPHSQHAAQVRIAAAAGRHVFVEKPLALTVSDAATAFDACEAAGVQLAVGFNRRQLPAFQRLATMVECGDIGRPLHVESSFCGPFGYDYSNDMWRGSSEENPAGGMAAMGIHVLDAMIALLGPVARVSVLSRRLAVTSQLDDTTTVHLDFASGATGILSTLMATGPFWRLHAFGSKGWAQMPDQTRLITSALTGAPCEASFEVIDTLAAELANFSSAIRGGAPYPVTRMQALAGVAAMEAIGKSARDGGTWTDVLAPPQAAVLDTTQVAP
- a CDS encoding TRAP transporter small permease subunit; this translates as MNLEIILRSFFNSSTSSMSEFTGYAMGAMTYLSIAHTLKSRKHVRVSLIRALPGPKLAVTVELFCLTVTFAIFAFVANNIWAILSRDFTRGSVSPTLMETPTWYIDAAIFTGLVFLLLQIFSSALDALFDGVPDDAVEGD
- a CDS encoding SDR family oxidoreductase, which translates into the protein MSHSRLDGKLCIVSGAAAGIGRETALAYAMEGAEVHALDRDALGLASLAAEAQGITPHTLDITDPKAVAAFHTALPRLDVQFNCAGIVTVGTLTECSMADWERALSVNVTSVFLMMQAAVPLMKAGGGGAIINMASVISSIGGAPQRFAYGATKAAVLGMTSSAALDYASVGIRCNAICPSGVETPSMTQRIKAMEDPHAARAAFSSCQPVGRMGTPAEIAELAVYLASDASAYMTGSHVVIDGGARL
- a CDS encoding TRAP transporter large permease, which codes for MESLYVAAGVLGLIILFLGLGVWVFSGLLLVSIVGLAVFIDMPLARIGTILGPIMIRSSTGWELSAIPMFVWMGEIILRTDISTRLFRGLSPLTYHLPGRLLHTNIAGSAIFAAICGSSAATTATVGKITVPELERRGYQKALTYGSLAGAGSLGLLIPPSIIMIVYGVIAEVSIARLFAAGILPGIMIAGFYSTYIMIVSLLFPSVAPAEGERPTAGDMLRGVVDLMPIGLLITLVLGAIYSGIATPSETAAVGVGVTMAYTAVTGQMNRKVFRESLFASVHTSCMISAIMISAAFMSTAMGFMHVPQDISAAISQFDLSPFALIALLTLLYIVLGMFLEGVSMTVMSLPITLPLIMAAGFDPIWFGIFLILMIELAQITPPIGFNLFILQDLTRTSITRIIVAASPFFLLMCVGVLCITVWPEIVLWLPDQLYSK
- a CDS encoding SDR family oxidoreductase, producing the protein MRWLRCRWTRRWCLTKDRPAWAAQIPARRYAKPEEVAAAIQFLASEDAGYVNGHVLNVDGGFMASGVLIR